The Sulfolobus sp. A20 genomic interval ATACAAAGCCCAAGTCTGAAAAACCATACCAATCCTCCTATCCTCAGGGGGAACAACAAGCCTACCATTAGAAGCAACAACCCTATCATCAAACAAAAGCTCACCACTAGAAGGAACATCCAAACCAGCAACAATCCTCATAAAAGTAGTCTTACCAGCACCACTAGGACCCAAAACACCAAACCTAGAACCACTCTCAACAACCAAACTAACATTATCCAAAGCAACAACAGAACCCCTCTTAAAAACCTTACTAATACTCCTAGCAACAATCCTAACCAAACATCACACCCCCTTACCTCCTCCTCCTAGGGCAATTAACCCTCTTATAAAGTATCTTCCAAGGAATATAAATATTGCTAGTGGTATTATACTCGCTAACATAGCAGCAGCGAATGTGTCATTATATAACGTGCCATATCCTCCAGTATACGATTCTACGGCTACAGAGATTAACCTCATACCCGGAGTTGTAACCAAAATTAGAGGTATGAAGAAATTATTCCATGATTGTATTATAATGAATATTAACGTTGATATAAAACCTGGCAAAGAGAGAGGAAACACTATCCTCATGAATATCTTTAAATCTCCAGTTCCGTCCATTTTAGCAGCTTCTATTAAACTTCTGGGTATCACGGAAATAAACATTGACATTAACAATGCTCCAGTAGGGATGTAAAATATTAGCATGGCAAAAATTATGCCTATATAACTATCTAAAATACCCATACTTACTATTAACCTTGTTAGGGGTATTAAGGTAGCTTGATAAGGTATGAAAGTCGCTAATGCTATTAAGGAAAATAATACATCGCTTATTGTTGAGGAAAACCTACTAAAGGAGTAAGAGAGAGTGTAGAAGAAATATGCACCCATAGCACCTAGAAACGCTGACACTAATGAAGTTGGAATTACGACTATTAGACTGTTAAGTAACGGTTTCGATAATGCACTGATAACTGTAATATAAGCACTTATTGAAAATTTAGTCGGAGGCGCTAATACTGGACTAGATAATACCTCTAAATTACTCTTAAATCCGTTTATGAGCATTGCATAGACTGGTATTAACCATATCACACTTATTATTGCTAATGCTAGGTAATGTAATGTGGCCTTTACGACTGGCCTCATCTCCTTATCCACCTCCTAATTATGATTAAAGCGTACGGTATTATAATGATCGAAGCTATCACTGTTATTATTGTGGCAACTGCTGTAGCTTGAGAGAAGAATTCTACAGTGAATAAGTAATACATATAGACTACTAAAGTTTGGAGGAAAACATTAGTAGGTCCTCCAGATAATATGTAAGGCAGACTAAATATTCTAAATGAAAATAAGAACAATAGGGCAGTCGATATGATAAATGAGTTTGTAGAATTAGGAATTAAGAACTTATATAAAATCTTAAAAGAATTAGCGCCATCCAACCTGGCTGCCTCCACTATCGTCTTATCAATATTCATGAAACCGGCTAAGTAGAATAACGCCGCAATTCCAGTATAAGCCCATATTGACACGATAATTAAGCTTGGAAACATTGTAGAAGTTGATGATAACCAGGGGAATTGTGGCAAACCTATTTTGACGAATAACCAATCTATACCTATGTTAATATTATACAGCCATAGCCAAATTAATGCATTTACAGCCATTGATATGGCAAGAGGATATATTATGATTGAAAGAAATACTGATCTAGCTTTATTTGATGTCAAAAAGTATAACAAACCTGCTAATAATATACCCAGAGCATTACCTACTAAGACTAAAATAGCTGACAATTCTAAGGAATGGATTAAAGAATTCTTGAACTCAAATGAACTCGCAACCGTTATAAATGTCTTCAATCCTACTAGTGTGGGCTTAGGATTTAAGAGAGACCAATTCATAAATGACATCGCTGCGTTCCATAAAACTAGATATAATAATATTGCAGAAAATATTGCAGTAGGAAGAACTAAAATTACAGTACCCCTCTTCATAATTATAATTTTTATTTTTTAGGGGTATAAATGTATTTTCTAAGTGTACGGATAGTAGGAAAAACTTCAACAAGACTGAAACATAAACATTAAGAGGTCTGTAAATGATCTAATGCCATCGTAAAAATTTTTTGGAATCTAAAAGAGTATGATAAATCAGATCTCAAGAATAGAACTAATTCAACTATACTTTTAATACAGATATTAGCATATGCAATTACATACTAGATTATTATAATTAATTTCATTTGCCTCAATAGTTAAACATTGATGCTTTAATAGTTAAACATAAGTTTTATTAATCTTTTTTTCATACGTTATCTTACCATGAAATATAATTATAGTTTAGTTAAGGGTTTATCATCAACACAAATAGCTATAATTGTTGCTGTAGTAGTAATAATTGTAGTTATTGGGGCAGTAGCAGGAGTACTACTAACAAGAAAACCAACAACAACAATAGTAACAACAACAGTAACAAGCACAATAACAACAAGCACAACAACACCAGTAGTGACAACAAGCACAACAGGACCAATAGTATTCTACACATGGTGGGCAACAGAAGGAAAAATAGCCCTACAACACTTAGTACCAGCATTCCAAAGCGCTACTGGATTACAAATGCAACCCTATATTGTGCCTGGAGCTGGTGGGACAAACGCTAAATACGCAATATTAGCTCTAATAGAAGCTGGAAAACCACCAGCAGCGTTTCAGGTACATTTTGGTCCGGAAATGATTAGTTATGTTGAGGCTGCGCCTAATGGTGTAAATTCATTTGTTAACGTTACACCCTATGCCCAACAATGGGGACTATTCAACAATGCAGTATACGAAGTATTACAAGCAGGAGCGTTTAATGGAACATTGTTATCTATTCCAGTAAATGTTCATAGAGGAGCATTATTATATGTTAATGCTCAGTTATTAAGGGAGTATAATTTACCATTCCCCTACAATTTGAGTACACTAATTTATGATACAGTACAGTTGGCAAACCACGGAATTCACCCATGGATAATACCCGGTGGAGACGGGGGATGGGACCAATTCAACCTATGGGAAGACATATTCCTATCCCTAGCTGGACCACAACTATATGACGAAATGATATATGGAACCATAAACTTAAACAACGCTACAGTCCAAAAACTAATAAACGAGACCAACTACTGGTTCCTAAACTTCACATCCTACGATTACCCAGGCTGGCAATCAATGACGTGGACACAAGGACTAACACTACTCGTACAAGGAAAAGTAGCATTCCAAGCAAATGGAAACTGGCTAACAAACTACGCATATGACTTCCTAAACACATCAGCATACCCACCACTACCACAATACATAAACAACACAAGCATAACACTAATAGAATCCCCATTCCCAGGAACACAAAACTACTATGCACTAGTAATTGACTCCATAGGCATACCAGTAGGTCCTCAAGAACAACAAGCTCTACAACTAGCCCACTTCTGGTCATCATACCAAGGGCAGGAAATATGGACTAAGTGGAAGGCTGTAACATATTATAAGAACGCCACTGATTACTTCAACACTCCTGCTCAATGGTATGATTATCAACAGTTGATAAATGATTCTAAGAATCCTCAAGACTTCGTATATCAATTATCTGATGGTGGAGTATTTGATGATGTCTTCGCACAAATAGACTCTGGATTACTAACACTACAACAAGTCGGTAATGCAGGTTTATCAGCTTGGAACTCAACACTAGTCTCAGCAATGCATGAAGAGGAGAGTGAATGGCTAGCAGCAGCAAAACTAGGCTTAGGATACTTAGGATTTCCAAACCATCCATTCGCAAACTATTATCCACCATGGGTAATGAACCCAATGGCATATGGGTTAAAGAGTAGTAAAAGCGTAAATAGTGATACATCAAGCTTACCACTAATACTAATACTATTAGGCTCAACAATATTGGCAACTGAAGTATTAATAAACAAAAAATTCATAAGCAAGGAAATGATTGTAAGATTAATCAAATTATAAATAAGATTTTTTTCTATTTATGTTTTGTTTATACTTTTCTAACTCAGTATGGAATTCTTCTAATTCAATTTAAACTGATGCCAACCGCTTCTAAATAATTATATAATTACTATCCTCAATAAATTTACTGAAATTGAATATAATATATACGTTAAGTCATGGCGAGGTAGTATAAAAAAGATTTGAAGTGTATTTAACTAAAACTTAATTCATTAATAAGGAATATTTATAAGTTATCAAGACAAACAATTAACTATGTGTTATGAAAAATATGAGAAAACTATGATACAACAGAGAAAAGCTAGAAAACAGAAGGTTGTAGCACCTTTACCTACCAGCTAAGTTAAGAAGAGTTTTTTGCCTTTAATTTAAAATATTTTTTATATAATTTATTAACTTCTCTAGAGTTAACTTTCCTTCCATGACTTCTAAGCCCACCGGTGAAATTATAAGGGATGTGAAGAATTTCGTGTATCAAGACTCTAATTTTATCTTCGTAACTTAATTTTAAGAATCTCTCAGATATTAGCTCTATTACATAGACTGGTTTCATTTCAAATGCGTTTATGATAACCTTAGGAATACTCCAGATTCTAGCTATTGCTCTACTTTTACTACCAGTTGAGTACACAACTCTAACTCTATCAACATCGATATAGTTCAGATTTAACGTGATGATAATATCCCTAACTAGTTCCTCTTCTTGTATAGCCCTATTATAACTTATCATATCTTATCACTAGAAAAGGATAGAATTACATTCACTAACTCTCTTATTTTCTGTCTTAATACATTTTCTCCTAGTTGCTCATCAATAATGATCGGCTTTCCATCATTTAACACACCATATATGTTTCCCTCTTTTGAAGGATATAAGGTGAAAACTCCAGTTTTAACGTTATAATCCTTTATCTCCTTTATCTTATCTATTTTAACTAAACTTTTGTTAATTACATATATCCTTGATGTCTCAATACTGCCTGCATGAAGATCATTAACCTTGAAGACTTCCTTATCCTTATCGTCAAATACG includes:
- the glcT gene encoding glucose ABC transporter permease GlcT, with the translated sequence MKRGTVILVLPTAIFSAILLYLVLWNAAMSFMNWSLLNPKPTLVGLKTFITVASSFEFKNSLIHSLELSAILVLVGNALGILLAGLLYFLTSNKARSVFLSIIIYPLAISMAVNALIWLWLYNINIGIDWLFVKIGLPQFPWLSSTSTMFPSLIIVSIWAYTGIAALFYLAGFMNIDKTIVEAARLDGANSFKILYKFLIPNSTNSFIISTALLFLFSFRIFSLPYILSGGPTNVFLQTLVVYMYYLFTVEFFSQATAVATIITVIASIIIIPYALIIIRRWIRR
- the glcS gene encoding glucose ABC transporter substrate-binding protein GlcS, which produces MKYNYSLVKGLSSTQIAIIVAVVVIIVVIGAVAGVLLTRKPTTTIVTTTVTSTITTSTTTPVVTTSTTGPIVFYTWWATEGKIALQHLVPAFQSATGLQMQPYIVPGAGGTNAKYAILALIEAGKPPAAFQVHFGPEMISYVEAAPNGVNSFVNVTPYAQQWGLFNNAVYEVLQAGAFNGTLLSIPVNVHRGALLYVNAQLLREYNLPFPYNLSTLIYDTVQLANHGIHPWIIPGGDGGWDQFNLWEDIFLSLAGPQLYDEMIYGTINLNNATVQKLINETNYWFLNFTSYDYPGWQSMTWTQGLTLLVQGKVAFQANGNWLTNYAYDFLNTSAYPPLPQYINNTSITLIESPFPGTQNYYALVIDSIGIPVGPQEQQALQLAHFWSSYQGQEIWTKWKAVTYYKNATDYFNTPAQWYDYQQLINDSKNPQDFVYQLSDGGVFDDVFAQIDSGLLTLQQVGNAGLSAWNSTLVSAMHEEESEWLAAAKLGLGYLGFPNHPFANYYPPWVMNPMAYGLKSSKSVNSDTSSLPLILILLGSTILATEVLINKKFISKEMIVRLIKL
- a CDS encoding putative metallopeptidase, with protein sequence MISYNRAIQEEELVRDIIITLNLNYIDVDRVRVVYSTGSKSRAIARIWSIPKVIINAFEMKPVYVIELISERFLKLSYEDKIRVLIHEILHIPYNFTGGLRSHGRKVNSREVNKLYKKYFKLKAKNSS
- the glcU gene encoding glucose ABC transporter permease GlcU, whose protein sequence is MRPVVKATLHYLALAIISVIWLIPVYAMLINGFKSNLEVLSSPVLAPPTKFSISAYITVISALSKPLLNSLIVVIPTSLVSAFLGAMGAYFFYTLSYSFSRFSSTISDVLFSLIALATFIPYQATLIPLTRLIVSMGILDSYIGIIFAMLIFYIPTGALLMSMFISVIPRSLIEAAKMDGTGDLKIFMRIVFPLSLPGFISTLIFIIIQSWNNFFIPLILVTTPGMRLISVAVESYTGGYGTLYNDTFAAAMLASIIPLAIFIFLGRYFIRGLIALGGGGKGV